The segment ATCCATTTGATGTCAATTTTTTAAAAGATATTGATCATAAAATTTATAATCCTAGCAGCGGCAAAATGGAAGATAAAATGTCATAATCAAATATGTCCGACTATATAATCCTAAAAACTAAACCCTCGGCTGATTACGAGCTAATTGATTCCGGAGAGGGAAAAAAATTGGAACGCTATGGGCGGTTTGTTTTTTCGCGCCCGGATCCGCAGGCCCTTTGGCCAAAATTAAATTTGGCCGCGTGGAAAAAAGTGGACGGCGAATTTAAGCGCAGCGCGGAATCGGCAGAATGGAAAATAAAGCGTGAAGTTCCCGGTCGTTGGCAGATAAATTTGGCGGGTTTGGATTTTTGGATAAAACCCACGACTTTTAAACATTTGGGAATTTTTCCGGAACAAGTCGGAAATTGGGAATGGATTAAAAATTTGGTCGGTAAGGCGAAAAGAAAAGTTTCAGTCTTAAATCTTTTTGGCTATACGGGCGGCGCGACGCTTGCCGCGGCCGCGGCTGGCGCGGAAGTATGCCACTTGGATGGATCAAAAGTTGCGATTACCTGGGCGCGAGATAACGCGGCTTTGTCAAAATTAGATAAAAAACCGATTCGCTGGATTTTGGAAGACGCGGTGAAATTCGTAAAACGGGAAATTAAACGCGGCCATCGCTATGAGGGAATTATTTTGGATCCGCCGGCGTTTGGTCACGGTCCAGGCGGTGAACTTTGGAAAATTGAAGATAATTTTTTAGAATTAATGGATTTGTGTTTTAAATTACTTTCCGAAAAGCCTCTATTTTTTCTGATAAATGGTTATGCTTCAGGATATTCGGCGACTGCTTATAAAAATAATTTGTTGCCGCTCGTTAAAAAATATGGCGGAACACTCGAGGCGGGAGAATTGACAATTGAAGAAAAAAGCGGCCGGCTCTTGCCTTGCGGAATTTTTGCGAGGTGGAATTCTTAAATATGAAGTTGAATGTTTTATATGAAGATAATCATTTGATCGTGGTGGAAAAACCAGCTGGGATGCTTGTGCAAGGAGATAAAACTGGTGATCCCTGTTTAATGGATGAAGTAAAAAAATATTTGAAAGAAAAATATAAAAAATCGGGCAATGTTTTTTTGGGACTTGTGCATCGGCTGGATCGTCCGGTCGGCGGTGTCGTGCTTTTTGCGAAGACGGGCAAAGGTGCCTCAAGGCTCTCTGCGCAGTTTCGCGAGCGAAGTGTGGAAAAATATTATTTTGCGGTTGTCGTCGGAAAAATGAAAGAGAAAAGCGGCAAGATTGTAAGTTTTTTGAAAAAAGATGAAAAGAAAAACGTTGCAGAAGTTTTTACGTGCGAAGTGCCCGGAACAAAACGCGCTGAGCTTTTTTGGGAACAAGTTTCTTCCGGCAAAGAAAATTCACTTTTAAAAATAAAATTGGGAACAGGCCGGACGCACCAGATTCGCGCTCAGCTTGCTTCGATTAATCATCCGATTTTGGGCGATGTAAAATATGGCGCGCCAAAACCTCTGCCCGATAAATTTATTGCTCTTTTTGCCGCTTCACTTTCTTTTAAATTGGCCACGCAAGATGAGGCCAAAACGATTGAACTTCCTTGGCCAAAAGTTTGGGAAAAATATTTAAATTAATCCGGCTTCGCGAAAAAAGATTTTTCCGACCGGTTTTTTGATTAAATTTTTAACATTACAAAGTATGGCAAATCTTCAAGAAGTTTGGCTCCGCATGCAAAAAACAAAAAAGAAACAAAAAGAAATAAGATCCGCGTATAAAGACGCGTTGGCCAATAGCGCTGATTATGGAAAAATCGTGGAAGATTTAAAAACCCTTCGCGAAAAAAAGAAAAAAATTGAAATGGATGTGCGAGGAGATTTTTCTTCCGAGTTTAATGAACTTGAAACTTTGAAAGCGGACACGGAAACCGACGCGGAAATGCTTTCGGATTTAGCTTTAAATACCTTCGTGAAAGGGGAGACGGTCCAAGTGACTGATGAATACGAAAATAAATACGAGCCGGTTTTTGTCGTGAAATTTAAACGGGTATATTAACGTTATAATGGAAATGGACGTTGATTTTTAAAAATGGTAAAATTTAATCAGCGTCCGGCTAAGTCATAATCTTAAAATTATGAAAAAACAAGTATTTTCCATTGTAGTTT is part of the Patescibacteria group bacterium genome and harbors:
- a CDS encoding class I SAM-dependent methyltransferase; its protein translation is MSDYIILKTKPSADYELIDSGEGKKLERYGRFVFSRPDPQALWPKLNLAAWKKVDGEFKRSAESAEWKIKREVPGRWQINLAGLDFWIKPTTFKHLGIFPEQVGNWEWIKNLVGKAKRKVSVLNLFGYTGGATLAAAAAGAEVCHLDGSKVAITWARDNAALSKLDKKPIRWILEDAVKFVKREIKRGHRYEGIILDPPAFGHGPGGELWKIEDNFLELMDLCFKLLSEKPLFFLINGYASGYSATAYKNNLLPLVKKYGGTLEAGELTIEEKSGRLLPCGIFARWNS
- a CDS encoding RNA pseudouridine synthase, yielding MKLNVLYEDNHLIVVEKPAGMLVQGDKTGDPCLMDEVKKYLKEKYKKSGNVFLGLVHRLDRPVGGVVLFAKTGKGASRLSAQFRERSVEKYYFAVVVGKMKEKSGKIVSFLKKDEKKNVAEVFTCEVPGTKRAELFWEQVSSGKENSLLKIKLGTGRTHQIRAQLASINHPILGDVKYGAPKPLPDKFIALFAASLSFKLATQDEAKTIELPWPKVWEKYLN